Sequence from the Archangium lipolyticum genome:
CGTGGCCTCCATGAGGGCGAAGGCGTTGCCGATACACAGGCGCTGGCCTCCGCCGAAGGGGAGGAGGGAGAAGCGGGGCCGGTCCGCGGCGTGCTCGGGCGAGAAGCGGTCCGGGTCGAAGCGCTCGGGGTCGGGCCACAGCTTCGGGTTGCGCTGGAGGACGTAGGCGTTGAGCGTGACGATGACGCGCGGGCTCGCGGGGATGTGGACGCCCGCGAGCACGTCCTCCTTCACCGGCTGGCGGGCGAAGAGCCACGCGGGCGGGTAGAGGCGCAGCGTCTCCTCGAATATCTGGGTGAGGTAGCGCAGGTGGGGGAGATCGTCGGCGGTGGGGAGCCTGTCGCCGAGCACGGTGTCCACCTCGGCGCGGGCACGGGCCTCCACGTCGGGATGCTGGGACAGCAGGTGCCACATCCAGGCGAGTGCGGTGGCGGTGGTCTCGTGACCGGCGAGGAAGAGGGTCATCGTCTCGTCGCGCAGCTGTTGATCCGTCATGCGCTCGCCGGTGTCGGCGTCCTGGGTGGCCATGAGCGTGGCGAGCAGATCATCCCCGTGCGTCTGGCCTTCGCGGCGGCGGGCGATGATGTCGAAGACGATGGCGTCGAGGGTGGACAGGACGCGGCGCCAGGCACGGTTGCGCGCGGTGGGGATGAAGTCCGGAGGACGCAGGCCGAAGGAGAGGCCGCGGTAGTTGACCTCCTCGAGCGCGACGGCCATGGCCTGGCCGACGCGCTCGGCGGTGCCGCTGACGTCGGTGGAGAAGAGGGCGCGGCCGACGACGGCGAGGGTCAGGCGCATCATCTCGCTGAAGATGTCGAGGGGCGCGGAGGTCGAGTGGGACCGCCAGCGCGCCAGCATCTGCCCGGTGACGTCCACCATGCCCTCGGCGAGGGTGGCGAGGCGCTCCTTGTGGAAGGAGGGCTGCATGAGGCGGCGCTGGCGCTTCCAGAAGTCACCTTCGCTGCTGAAGAGGCCGTTGCCGAGCAGGTCGCGCACGTCGCGCAGGAAGCTGGGCGGTTTGTTGTACCTGTCGGCATGATCGACCAGCACGTGCTTGATGAGCTCGGGGCTGGCCAGGGACAGGAGGTGGATGGTGGGCCCCATGCGCAGGCGGACGAAGTCTCCGTGCTCCTGATGGGCGCGGGTGAAGAGCTGGAGCGGTTCGCGCCGCCGTTCCTGGATGCTGCCCCAGAACCAATGGCCTCTGGGTCCGGGAACCTCTCCGAGCCTGCGTTCTTCCGGCATGTCTGCTGACTCCTGGGCAAAGGGGCTGGTCTCGGGAGGAGACCGAGCGGAAAGACGGTACTGGCGGCCGGGGCACGGCACGAGAAACCTCGCGGCGTTCAGGCCGCCGTGTGCAGCTCCGCGACCGCGTCTCGCACCACGGCTTGAATCTGGGAGGGGGAAGCCACCGGATGTGTGTAGACGTAGTTGAGGAACATCCGGCCCCGGAAGCTGGAGGCCGCCAGCCCCAGCGTGCTCCCCAGCATGCGCGCGCAGGTCACGAAGTGGACCTTCTCCAATGACAGCGGGCCGACGCGCTCCGGCAGCTCCACCCGTCTGATGTTGGTGATGCCGAAGGCTCCCCAGGCGGGGTGCGCGAACAGCTCGAGGCTCTTGCGGATGTCCCGCGGCATCATGCCGCCCTGGAGTCTTGTCGCCACCAGCACGTCCCGCTCGCGGGCCTGGTGCACCTTCTTCGTCGCTTCGCGGGCCAGCGGCCACAAGGAGGCGCTCTTCGAAACGGAATGGAAGGTGGTGACCGGCGCCACGAACACCCCGATGTCCTCGGCGATGTCGCCCTGGAGCAGGGAGCGGAGATCCACGGCCGTGCTGCATGCCAGGGAAATGGGCTCGGACTCCGGGAACTGGCGGGCGATGGCACGCAGCGCCGTCGCCATCAGCACGCCGTGGAGGGTGCAGCCCTCCGCGCGGGCCCGCTGAAGCAACTTCTCGGAGGTGGCTTCGGAGAGCTCGTGGGGAAGCATCCGGGCCTCGCGCTGCGCGAGCGGAACCTCATCGTTCCCCGGCAGCTTGCGCGGCCGGGAGAGCAGGCCCGGCAGCATCCGGCCCACGAAGGACCCGGCCTTCAGCGCGCCCTCGAGTCCCCGCACGCGGGTGGGCAGCAGCGCGTCCAGGGGCACGGAGGCGGGGCGCGGCGCCAGCACGGGCCGCTGGCCCTCGAGGATCATCCCCAGGGCCTGGAGCAGGTCGCGAATGAAGTGGATCCCCGAGAGCGCATCCCCGATGGCGTGCAGGAAGGTGATGAGCAGCTCGTGGACCTGGGGCGAGCTCAGGAGCGTCACGCGCACCAGGGGGCCCTCGGTGCTGGGAATGCGGGTGACCAGCTCTCCTTCCGTCCGCCGGCGCCAGTGGTCATCGTCCGCTCGCTCCAGCACCTGGAGCGGAATGGGATTGACGCTTGGTAGGAATCCGGGTGGGTCCCCGTCGATCCGAACGCCCAGCAACGGGTGGCGGTGCTGCACCGCCGTGAGCGCCTTCTTCAACTGCTCCGGGTCGAGCGGACCCGAGAGCCGCACCACCAGGGTGAAGTTGAACTCGGTCTGCTTGTCGAGGACCCAGAAATCACGTTCGTTCCTGCCCAGGGGGCGCTGCATACCGGCACTATATTTCCAGGGGGTAGCAACATCTGCTCTCGTCCGGCGATAATTCCGTCGTCGTCTCAGTTTTCCCCCGGAGCTGACCGTGAGCACTGTTTCCTCCTCGACCCGCCCCCAGGTCGCCCTCGCCTCCGCCGCCGCCTCGTCCGCGCCCTCCCTGCCGTCGGGTACCCTGTCCAAGGGCGCTTCGGGGCCCGCCGTGAAGCAGCTCCAGTCGGCCCTGGTGAAGCTGGGCTACATGACCCAGACCCAGATGAACTCCGGGCCGGGGACCTTCGGTCCCCAGACCGAGGCCTCGCTCAAGAAGTTCCAGTCCGCGCACAAGCTGACGGCCGACGGCGTGTACGGCCCGAAGACGCGCGCCGCGATGCTCAAGGACCTCACCCCCGCCGCGCCCTCCAAGCCGCCCTCCTCTCCCTCCGTCACCGCGCCCGCGGCGGGCCTGGAGCGCGGCGACAACGGCGCCCCCGTGAAGCAGCTCCAGTCGGCCCTGGTGAAGCTGGGCTACATGACCCAGGCCCAGATGAACTCCGGCCCGGGCGTCTACGGCCCCAAGACCGAGGAGTCGGTGAAGAAGTTCCAGTCCGCGTGGAAGCTGGGCGTGGATGGTGAGTACGGCCCGAAGACCAAGGCCGCCCTGGAGAAGGCCCTCGCCGGCCAGAAGCCTCCCTCCTCCAACCCCACCCCCGCTCCGGGTCCCACTCCCACCCCCGGCAAGGTCACCAGGCCGGACATGAAGTGGGTCCCCTCCGCCAACTACGGCTCGCGCGGTGGCGCCGACATCGACTCCATCGTCCTTCACCACACCGCCTCCAACAACGTGGAGGGGGACCTGCGGGCGTTGACCAGGCCCAATGGCGACAAGTCGGTCAGCGCGCACTACCTCATCGGCAAGGACGGCACCATCTACCACCTGGTCGATGACAAGATGGCCGCCTGGCACGCGGGCAAGTCCTCGCTTCACGGCGACACCAGCCCCAGCGTCAACGCGCGCTCCCTCGGTATCGAGATCACCAACGACGGCAGCGGCAAGACCCCCTTCACCGAGGCCCAGTACCGCGCCCTGGAGAAGCTCGTCCCCTACCTCGCCAAGACGTACAACGTCCCCATGAAGAACATCCTCGGCCACAGGGACGTGGCTCCCGGCCGCAAGGTCGACCCCGCCGACAACTTCGACTGGGGCCGCATCCGCCGCGCCACCGACGCCGTCATCTGACGCCCGGCGGTTCGTTGGTCCCTCGCGTGCGCCCGCGTCCCTTTGTGCAGTACGCTGCACATGGGCGCGGGCGTACTGCGTCGTGTGGGTAGCACCCCCGTGGCCCCAAGTTCCTCATTTCCCTGGGCCTCGCGTCCGGCATGGTCGTTGTAGGGGGCTTCTCTCAACATGTATTGCTCGTCCTGCCGGCAGGAACGGCTCGGGGGTCTGGCCTGCGCCGCGTGCGGCAAGCCCATGTCCTCCCGCCCTCGCGAGGTCCTGGAACAAGAGCTCGCCCACGTTCACTTCCTCCTCGCGGAGCTCGCCCACTGGGACCCCTCGTATGTCCCCACGGGCGCTCGCAGTTACCTCTCCCAGAGGTATGAGCGGCAGGCCCGGATCCTCCTCTCCGTGCTCGCCGAGGGGGCTTCCTCTTCCTCCGTGGCCGCCCCTGGTTCTTCTCCGGCTCCCGTAGAGGAGGGGCCTCCTCCGGTGATCCTCGAGGTCCAGGGCGAGAGCCGCTCGCTCTCCGATGCCGCCGCGGAGGTCTCGGCCTTCATGGCCGGACAGGGCTCTGATCCGGCTCCAGTAGACCCTCACCCCAGCCCTCTCCCAGAGGGAGAGGGGGCATACACGGGGTCGACTTCGGATCCGACATACCCTCACCCCAGCCCTCTCCCGGAGGGAGAGGGAGTCGTGCTTCCTCCCGTCGTTACGGAACCTCTTTTCGAAGCTCCTCCCGTTCGCTCCGTCTCCGCTCGCATCGTCGAACAGGTCTCCACCTGGGACACCGTCTGGCGCCCCTTCCTCTACGAGAGCATCGGCTGGTTCATCGGCGCCTTCCTCATCGTCGCCGGCTCCCTTTATCTCGCCTTCGATAGTTGGGCCGGTCTCACCTCCTTCTCCCGCTCCCTCGTCGTCTTCGGCATGACCGCGGGCTACTCCGCCGCCTTCTCGATCTGCGGCTCCCTGCTCGCACGCCGCGAGGCCCTCGCCAGCGCCGGCCGCATCCTCGGTCTCATCGGCGCCTCCGTCGCACCCCTCGCCGGCATCGCCCTCGGTCCCATCGGCAGCCTCAGTCTCGACGGTGTCCCCCTCGCCCTCCTGCTCCCCCTGCTCCTCGCCTGGTCCCTCGCCGCGGCCTGGCTCGTCCGCAAGCCCGCTGAATCCTTCGACGCTCCCTCCCGGCCCACCGTCCAGCTCGCGCTCATCGGCACCACCTTGATGTTGGGGTTGGCCTCCCTCTTCGCCCGCCTCGGCACTCACGCGCTCTGGCTCGATGTCCTCCCCTGCGCCCTCTTCTTCGTCCTCTCGCGCCACCGCGTCCCCGAGCCCAGGAGCTCCAAGGCGCTCGCCTTCGCCCTCGGCGCCCCCCTCTACCTGGCGCTGCTGTTCTCCGTCCGGTTGCACCTCGCGCTCTCCGCCGCCGGGGTGGCTCCCTCCTTCGGGGGGTACGCCCCGTTCCTCGCCTTCCTCCTCGCCGCCTGTCTCGGCTTCCGCCGCCTCCCGCCCGACGAGGCCGCTGATTCCCTCTCGATGGGCGTCGCTTCGCTTCAGGTGGCCTGCCTCGTGCTCGCCGCCACGGGCTCGCCCCCGGCCTTCTTCTTCACCGCGGCCGTCTTTACCTGGACCGTGTTCGGGCTCTCCCGTGGCGCGCTCTCCCGGGTTCGCTGGCTGTACCTCGCCTATGCCGGCGCGTACCTCTCCTATGCCTCCGCCGGGCAGCTCGTCCCCGGGGCCGTGCGGGCCCTGATCGACTCGCTCAAGGCCTCGCTGGGGTATCCCGTGTCCGGGAAGCTCCCGTTCCACTTCGGGGCCCTCTCGGCCGTGCCCTTCGTCCTCGCGGGCGTCGTCCTCGCCGGGTGGTTGCGCTCCCGCGCCGAGCGCTCCTCCTCGGTGCGGGACGCGCAGACCTCCGAGATCCTCCTCCGCTCCACCGCCGCCGCCAGCCTCGTCTTCGTCCTCCTCGGGCACATGGGCCTCGACCAGCGCCCGGCCTTCTGGGCCGCGCTCGCGTTCATTCCCCTCTGCGTGGGCAGCGGGTTCCTCTTCGAGCGCCTCTACCTCTCCATCACCGGAGCCCTGCTCTCCTTCTTCCTCTCGTTCTCCTCCGTCCTCCTCCTGGGGCCCTCCGGCTCCTCGCTGCTGTGCGGTGGCGTGGCGCTGGTCTTCGCCGGACTGTCGCTCGTCTGCACCCGCCCCACGCGTCTCACCTTCAGTGTCGCGGTGGCGTGGCTCTCCTTCGTCGGGTTCGTCTACGGGCTCGGCGTGGGCTCCCGTGTGTCCGGTGTGGTGGGCATGGCGCTCTGCGGTACCGCCGCGCTCCTCGTGGCGTGGAACCTCGCCAATCCCTTCCTGCTCGCCCTCGCGGCCCTCGGGGCCGCCGCCGTCGTGCCCAAGCTCGCCAGTCTCGTGGACCCCTCGCTGGTTCCCCTGGCTCTCGCCCTCTCCGGGCTGGGGCTCGCCGCCCTGGGCGAGCTCGGCGGCCGTGCCCGGTTGTTCGGTTGGCCCGGCATCGTGTACGCCCTCCTGGCGTTCGTCTGGGGCCTCGCCAGCCAGGTGCCCTGGTTCGGCGTCATCGTGCTCCTGGCCGCGGCGGCGGTCGCCGTCACCTCGCGCACCTTCCCCATCGTGCGCCCGCTCGCCGTCATCCTCGCCGGCGTCGCGCTCCTGCCTCGCCTGGGCGCCTTCTCCGCCTGGCCGTGGATGACGCCCGCGCTGTCCGTCACCTGCTTCATCTTCTGGTCCCTCGGCACCTCGGGAGCCGCCGCGCGCTGGGGACGCAGCGCGAGCACCTTCACCGCGGGCCTCGTGGCCCTCCTCTTCCCCTCGCTGGCGGCCATCCAGGCGCACGGGACGCAGCCATATCCGCTGATGCTCGGCGTAGCGCTCGCGGCCCTCTTCACCGCTCGTGCGCTGCACCCCTCCGTCAGCGTCGTCACCGCCACCGTGTTCGCCAGTGTGGACATCCTCCCGCGTGGCGCCCTGGCGCAGCTGGCGGTGGCCACGCTGCTGAGCGTCCTCGCCCTGCTCGAGTCCTCCCGGACGGCGTTCCGGTGGCTCGCCGGGGAGCGCCGCTTCGCGCTCGCGGCCAGCCTCTGCGCCCTGCTGTTCCTGGGCGTCGCGTGCGCTCACCCCCATGGGGCGGAGGCCTACCCCGTCCTCGCGGGCGCGATGCTGCTGCCGCTGCTGTGGACGCGGGCCAACCGCCAGCCGCTCTTCGCGGCCTTCGCGCCGCTGCTCGCGTTCGGCGTCGTCCTCATCTCCCAACTGCCCATGCCCTGGGCGCCCGCGCTGCCGCTCCTCTCGCTCGGGGTGGTGCGCGCCGCCGAGCACCTGCCCGCCGCGCGCCTCCTCCTGCTCGGAAGGCCCGACGACGCGCTGGCCCGCCAACTGTCCGCGTGGATGCAGGGTGCGCTGACGCTCGTGGGCGTCGTGCTGGTGCCCGAGACCCAGGCGGATCCGTGGGTGCTGGGTCTCCTCGTGGCCGCCCTCGTGCTGCTGCCCGGACCGAAGCCCTCGGTGCGCGTGGGGCTCGGGGTGGGCCTGCTGCTCTTCTGCTTCCCCCTCCACCCGGTGGCCATCGCGCTGCTGCTGGCGCTCGGCTTCCTCACGCACCATGTCCCCGGTGCGCTGTGGGCCTTCCTCCGCACGCCGCCGGACTCCCTGCTGCGGCCCCTCACCGTGGGGGGAGCGCTCGCGCTCGCCGCCGGGTCCATCGTCCTGCACGCGCCCACGCCCGGCGCCATCATCCTGCTGGCCGGCGTGCTGCTGGTGGGGGCCTTCCTCCTGTCCCAGAGCTGGATGCTCACCGCCTCGGTGCTCGTGTTCGCCAGTGCCTCGCTGGGCAGGACGGCGGAGCACGGCTTCCTCGATTGGGGTCCACAGTCGGCGTTGACCTTCGCCGCGGTGGGGTTCGGCGCCGCGCTGCTGTCCGCCCTGTGCCAGCACGGAGACATCCAGCGTGCCCTGATCCGGCTGGCCGCGCGCCTGTCGCCGGGACTCTCCGAGACGTGGAGCGAGCCGCTGTGGGTGGCGGGAGCCATCGCCACGGCCGTGCCCGTGGGGATGCACCTGGTGGAGTGGGGGCCGGGCGCGCTGCCCCTCCCGGTGGCGCTCCTCACGGGCCTGGCCTCGGGCGTGCTGATGGTGGCGCGCGAGCGGTGGATGGCCAACGTGGCCACCGCGTTGTTGGGCGCGATGCTCGTCGCCCTGGTGCCGCCCCTCTGGACACCCGCGGTGCTGAGCGGCACGGGGCTCGTGCTGTGCATGGTGGGCACGTGGCTGGACGAGCGCGACTTCACCGTGGGCGCGGCGCTGCACCACGCGGGCTGGGCGCTGTCGTTGCTGTCCCTCGCCATGTTGCGTGACTTGAAGCACCCGGGCACGGGGGCGTGCTTCCTGCTCGGTCTCGGGTCGGCCTGGGCGGTGGTGTACCGGCGCCGCGAGCGCGAGGTGGTGGGGTGGGTGGCCACACTGGTGGCGCTGCACGCGCTGCTGGCGCACGTGGGCGCCATCTTCTCCACCGGCAGGGGCGCGGAGTTCATCCTCCCGCTCTTCGGCGCCCTCTCCGCGCTGCTGGCCACGCTGGCCCTGTCCGTCGCGGGCGAGCGCGTGCGCCGGGGCGTGGGCCATGCCTTCGCCGTGGTGGCCCTGGTGGAGGTGCTCGGTGGGCTGGTGCTGGTGCCCGGGGCGGCCGGGGTGATGCGCGAGGCGATCATCGACTGCGTGTGTCTGGCGGTGCTCTTCTTCGCGCTGGTGCGCCGCGCCGTGCGCGAGGAGGACGAGACCTCCGCCTTCCTCGCGCAGGGGACGCTGGTGCTCGGCTACCTGGCGGTGCGCCTGCACGCGCTGGTCTCGGGGCTGGGCGCGGCGGACAGCCTCGCGGCGCTGGTGGGCGGGGCGCTCTTCTCCGGCCTCTACGTCTTCGTGATGCGCGAGGGCGCGGGCCTGCCCGCCTTCCGCCGGCCCGCGTTGTGGGGCGCCTTCCTCTTCCCCATGGCGGGCCTGCTCACCGCGCCATGGCATCAACCGCTGTACGTGGCGGCCCTGCTGGTGGGCTACGCCGCCCACTTCGCCGCGCTGGCCGCGCACCCCTCGCAGCGGGGCATGTCCTCGCTGGTGTCGGTGTGCTCCTTCAACGCGGCGCTCTTCTTCGTCTGGATGGGCACGGGGGCAGGGGAGCCGCAGTATTACGTCATCCCCGCGGGCCTCTCGCTGCTGGTGCTGCTGCGCGTCTTCCAGGACGCGCTCACCCCGGACACGCGGGCGAAGCTGCGCGCCCTGGCCATCACCATCATCTACGTGGCCGGGGCCTGGAAGCCGCTCATGTTCCAGGACGGCCGGGCCATGCTGCTGTGCGTCTTCCTGTGCCTGGTGGGCGTGGCGGCCGGCATGGCGCTGCGCATCCGCTCCTACGTGTACCTGGGCAGCGCCTTCCTGGTGACGTGTGTCATCGCCAACCTGGCGCGCTTCGGCATCCGGGACCACCGCATGGGCGCCGCCTTCCTCTCCCTGCTCGGAGTGGGCGTGGTGGGCTTCATGGTGCTCTTCACCGCCAAACGCGCGGAGCTGCTCGAGCGCTACGAGCGGGTGCGCGCGATGATGTCCACCTGGGAGGGCTGAGGCGGGCGCCCGGCGCTACGCCGGGACGTCCAGCAGGGGGAGCGACACGGTGAAGCGGGCGCCTCGTCCGGGCTCGCTCTCCACCGACACGCTCCCGCCATGGGCCTCGACGATCTCCCGCAGGATGTAGAGCCCCAGCCCGAAGCCGCCGTAGTTGCGCACCGGGACGGCGCGCTCGAAGCGCCCGAAGATGCGCTGCTGGTCCTCCGGCGCGATGCCGATGCCCTCGTCCTCCACGCTCAGCAGGGCGCGGCCTTCCTCCGCCCGGCAGTGGATGTGGATGGGACTGCCCGCCCCGTACTTCATCGCGTTGGACAGCAGGTTCTCCAGCATCTGCTCCAGCCGCAGCCTGTCGCCGAGCACCACGACCGTCCCCTCCACCCGCACGTCGAGCGAGCAGCCCGCCTGCCGCACCACCTCGCGCGAGCGCTCCTCCACCTCACGCACCAGCTCCCCCAGGTCGCACGGCGCCGACTCCAGTTGCAGTGTGCCCCGCGTCAGCCGCGACATGTCCAACATGCTCTCCACCAGCCGCGTGAGGCGCACCACCTGCCGCTCGGCCACCGTCAGCCGGGCCAGCATCTCCTCGGTGGAGGGCCGCTCCCCGTGGAGCAGCCGCATGGCGCGCTGCACCCCCAGCCGCAGCGGCGTGAGTGGTGTGCGCAGCTCGTGCGAGGCGATGGCCAGGAATTCATCCCGCAGGCGCACCGCCTCCTGCGTCTCGCTCAACAACCGCGCCCGCTCCGCCTCCGTCTTCCGGCGCTCGGTGATGTCCACGAAGGTCACCACCGCTCCCAGCCGCTCGTGCTCGTTCCCGTTCTCGCGCCACACCGGGTAGGACCAGGTCTCCGCTGGAAAGCCCGTCCCGTCCGCGCGCCACAGCCACTCGTTGTCGTTGTGGGTGCCCTCCCGCGTGGCCGCCTCGTAGAGGAGGCACTCCTCCCGGGGATAGGGCTTCCCATCCTCGTGCGTGTGGTGGATGGCGTCGTGCATGATGCGCCCGATGAGCGCCGAGGCGTCCGGGTAGCCCAACAGCCGCACGCAGGTGCGGTTGGCGAAGGTGCACCGCCCCTCCAGGTCGATGCCGTAGATGGCCTCGCCGGTGGAGTCGAGCAGCAGCCGGAAGAGCTCCTCGCTCCGCCGCAGGCGCTCCTCGGCCTGCAGGCGCGCGAGACCCTGGGCCAGGGAGTCCGCCACCAGGGAGATGGCCTCCAGGGTGTCGTCCTCCAGGTGGCGGCGCGCGAACATCGCCACCACCCCCACCACCCGGCCCTCGGCCAGCAGCGGGTAGCCGGCGAAGGACACCAGTCCCTCGCGTCGGGCCCACTCCTTCCCGGGCACCCGCGGATCGTTCGGCACGTCGTTGGTGAGGTGGGGCCGGCGCTCCTCGGCGATCCGTCCAATCTTCAGCTGCCCCACCGGAATGCGCGCGTGGGCTCCATCCAGGTGGGTGTAGAGCCCGGCGCTCGCCTTCAGCTCGAGCGTGTCCGCGCCGGGAGGCAGCTCCCAGATGCGCGCGAGGGCCACTCCGAGGTGGCGGACCATCGCCTCCGCGCACGGTTGCAGCATCTCCCGTGGGGTGCCCGGATGGGCCAGCGCCGCGGCCACCTCCGTGCGCAGGAGGGTGGCCGCGCCGGGCTCCCTCCGCCTCGAACCCCGCCGGGAGAACCATGCTCCCGTGACACTCCCGAGCGCGCCCGCGAGC
This genomic interval carries:
- a CDS encoding cytochrome P450 — its product is MPEERRLGEVPGPRGHWFWGSIQERRREPLQLFTRAHQEHGDFVRLRMGPTIHLLSLASPELIKHVLVDHADRYNKPPSFLRDVRDLLGNGLFSSEGDFWKRQRRLMQPSFHKERLATLAEGMVDVTGQMLARWRSHSTSAPLDIFSEMMRLTLAVVGRALFSTDVSGTAERVGQAMAVALEEVNYRGLSFGLRPPDFIPTARNRAWRRVLSTLDAIVFDIIARRREGQTHGDDLLATLMATQDADTGERMTDQQLRDETMTLFLAGHETTATALAWMWHLLSQHPDVEARARAEVDTVLGDRLPTADDLPHLRYLTQIFEETLRLYPPAWLFARQPVKEDVLAGVHIPASPRVIVTLNAYVLQRNPKLWPDPERFDPDRFSPEHAADRPRFSLLPFGGGQRLCIGNAFALMEATLITATVLQRFQLRALPGRPVEPEPLITLRPKGGLPMLLEPLSRPARVTLPA
- a CDS encoding phthiocerol/phthiodiolone dimycocerosyl transferase family protein — encoded protein: MQRPLGRNERDFWVLDKQTEFNFTLVVRLSGPLDPEQLKKALTAVQHRHPLLGVRIDGDPPGFLPSVNPIPLQVLERADDDHWRRRTEGELVTRIPSTEGPLVRVTLLSSPQVHELLITFLHAIGDALSGIHFIRDLLQALGMILEGQRPVLAPRPASVPLDALLPTRVRGLEGALKAGSFVGRMLPGLLSRPRKLPGNDEVPLAQREARMLPHELSEATSEKLLQRARAEGCTLHGVLMATALRAIARQFPESEPISLACSTAVDLRSLLQGDIAEDIGVFVAPVTTFHSVSKSASLWPLAREATKKVHQARERDVLVATRLQGGMMPRDIRKSLELFAHPAWGAFGITNIRRVELPERVGPLSLEKVHFVTCARMLGSTLGLAASSFRGRMFLNYVYTHPVASPSQIQAVVRDAVAELHTAA
- a CDS encoding peptidoglycan recognition protein family protein codes for the protein MSTVSSSTRPQVALASAAASSAPSLPSGTLSKGASGPAVKQLQSALVKLGYMTQTQMNSGPGTFGPQTEASLKKFQSAHKLTADGVYGPKTRAAMLKDLTPAAPSKPPSSPSVTAPAAGLERGDNGAPVKQLQSALVKLGYMTQAQMNSGPGVYGPKTEESVKKFQSAWKLGVDGEYGPKTKAALEKALAGQKPPSSNPTPAPGPTPTPGKVTRPDMKWVPSANYGSRGGADIDSIVLHHTASNNVEGDLRALTRPNGDKSVSAHYLIGKDGTIYHLVDDKMAAWHAGKSSLHGDTSPSVNARSLGIEITNDGSGKTPFTEAQYRALEKLVPYLAKTYNVPMKNILGHRDVAPGRKVDPADNFDWGRIRRATDAVI
- a CDS encoding ATP-binding protein, which encodes MKALVVGLLAGALGSVTGAWFSRRGSRRREPGAATLLRTEVAAALAHPGTPREMLQPCAEAMVRHLGVALARIWELPPGADTLELKASAGLYTHLDGAHARIPVGQLKIGRIAEERRPHLTNDVPNDPRVPGKEWARREGLVSFAGYPLLAEGRVVGVVAMFARRHLEDDTLEAISLVADSLAQGLARLQAEERLRRSEELFRLLLDSTGEAIYGIDLEGRCTFANRTCVRLLGYPDASALIGRIMHDAIHHTHEDGKPYPREECLLYEAATREGTHNDNEWLWRADGTGFPAETWSYPVWRENGNEHERLGAVVTFVDITERRKTEAERARLLSETQEAVRLRDEFLAIASHELRTPLTPLRLGVQRAMRLLHGERPSTEEMLARLTVAERQVVRLTRLVESMLDMSRLTRGTLQLESAPCDLGELVREVEERSREVVRQAGCSLDVRVEGTVVVLGDRLRLEQMLENLLSNAMKYGAGSPIHIHCRAEEGRALLSVEDEGIGIAPEDQQRIFGRFERAVPVRNYGGFGLGLYILREIVEAHGGSVSVESEPGRGARFTVSLPLLDVPA